The following coding sequences are from one uncultured Tateyamaria sp. window:
- a CDS encoding NAD(P)-dependent oxidoreductase has product MRIVVLGAGGKLGRLLRPRWPTDAVWTTRDDVDINDTKRLTRVLTQADAVFCLAGATHGAAVPMAHNIDVAQRTLDAAQGAHVFLFSSAAVYGALSSPRPEAGPTSPQSAYATAKLKMEEMAATHPNPCTCLRLGNVAGADAILGGWAPGFQLDQYPDGNTPARSYIGPGTLAHVLVQLTTSTDPPAVLNIAAPGTVAMGDLLDAAGLRWTAKPATDRTIGKVQLDTTQLERMIRFEPKDSTAAGIVADWRRGRTQ; this is encoded by the coding sequence GCTGGGCGCGGGCGGAAAACTGGGGCGGCTTTTACGTCCGCGCTGGCCCACCGATGCCGTTTGGACCACGCGCGATGACGTGGACATCAACGATACAAAAAGACTGACACGCGTATTGACCCAGGCCGATGCCGTCTTTTGCCTCGCCGGGGCGACCCATGGCGCGGCGGTTCCCATGGCGCACAATATCGACGTAGCACAGCGCACGTTGGATGCAGCGCAGGGTGCACATGTGTTTCTGTTTTCCTCGGCTGCCGTATACGGCGCACTGTCCAGTCCGCGTCCCGAAGCCGGGCCGACATCCCCCCAAAGCGCATACGCAACCGCAAAGCTGAAAATGGAAGAGATGGCAGCCACACATCCCAATCCGTGCACATGTCTTCGGCTTGGCAACGTGGCTGGCGCCGACGCGATCCTCGGGGGATGGGCCCCTGGGTTTCAATTGGATCAATATCCGGATGGGAACACACCTGCCCGCAGCTACATCGGACCCGGCACACTGGCCCATGTCCTTGTGCAATTGACCACGTCCACTGACCCGCCCGCTGTCCTGAATATTGCAGCGCCGGGTACGGTGGCGATGGGTGATCTGCTGGATGCCGCCGGTCTTCGCTGGACAGCGAAACCGGCCACAGACCGCACAATCGGCAAGGTGCAACTGGACACAACACAATTGGAACGCATGATCCGTTTTGAACCGAAGGACAGCACCGCTGCGGGGATCGTCGCGGACTGGCGAAGGGGCCGCACCCAATGA
- a CDS encoding sugar transferase, producing MTWRKRIFDLFFASLLVLILGPVILYLIWVIWRKQGRPLFYVAERMKSPTESFGLWKFRTMTVVDADQGVSGGHKEARITPLGAKLRAKRLDEFPQLWNILKGDLSFVGPRPPLREYVGRFPGLYSKVLKSRPGVTGLATIRFHKHEDRLLARCDTPEQTDDVYCRICVPRKARLDLIYQRNQSTCYDFDLVFQTIGNLFRRKRT from the coding sequence ATGACCTGGCGCAAACGCATCTTCGATCTATTTTTTGCCAGCCTTCTGGTGCTGATCCTTGGCCCCGTGATCCTTTACCTGATCTGGGTTATCTGGCGAAAGCAGGGCCGCCCGCTGTTTTACGTCGCCGAACGCATGAAAAGCCCAACAGAAAGCTTCGGCCTCTGGAAGTTTCGAACCATGACCGTGGTCGATGCGGACCAAGGTGTCTCGGGCGGGCACAAAGAGGCACGGATCACACCGCTTGGGGCCAAACTGCGGGCCAAGCGGCTGGACGAGTTCCCGCAGCTTTGGAACATCCTGAAGGGCGATCTGTCATTTGTCGGCCCTCGCCCGCCGCTGCGCGAATACGTGGGACGGTTTCCGGGTCTGTATTCAAAAGTCCTGAAATCGCGCCCGGGCGTCACCGGCCTTGCCACAATCCGGTTTCACAAGCATGAGGACCGTCTTTTGGCCCGATGTGACACCCCGGAGCAGACGGATGACGTGTATTGCCGCATCTGCGTTCCACGGAAGGCGCGCCTTGACCTCATCTATCAGCGCAACCAAAGCACCTGTTACGATTTTGATCTGGTCTTTCAAACGATTGGAAACTTGTTCCGCCGCAAAAGGACATAG
- a CDS encoding nucleoside-diphosphate sugar epimerase/dehydratase produces the protein MLDLLKSLTRTQKRNILIAIDAALIPFALLFAFSLNLSTGTAWSSFQAYLPILPYMLIVAAALSLWLGISSTILNDYDTGSIGRTGVFSILLAMTSTLLSTAANMALPLSSHVTFGITFFVFSIMSRAVLLQVVLAIYRNGTDRCRVLIYGAGTTGMQLVSALRNHEQIETVAFVDDSQALQGLNVLRLPVYSPVRIAEIVAEKKIDRVLLAIPSQSHPKQMQIARRLQKMGLEVQTLPSFSQLIGEEALVDKLTPVNPRKFLGRDEVMTAQEGGGEAYAGRRVLISGAGGSIGSELSRQVLEYNPQKIVLYELSELALYQIHQELTLLAEGSDIEIIPLLGSVTDARQVRRVLSDHQIEVVLHAAAYKHVPLVEFNPLAGLANNALGTQTLVTEAAEAGVGHFMLISSDKAVRPTNMMGASKRLAELVVQDVARRVAAPKGLKFSIVRFGNVLGSSGSVVPLFQEQLRRGGPLTVTHRDVSRYFMTVQEAVHLVLRAGSMANGGEVFVLDMGKPMKIEQLARQVIESAGFTVRDAQSPDGDIEIEFTGLRPGEKMTEELTLSGTQVGTGHKKIFFTIEDCLSEIEVASAMRSLRQALAASDEDAARTTVQRWVEGYNMPKETVHADREIVSPVS, from the coding sequence ATGTTGGATCTGCTGAAGTCGCTGACGCGTACGCAGAAGCGAAACATCCTGATCGCAATTGATGCGGCACTGATCCCATTCGCATTGCTTTTCGCCTTCAGCTTGAACCTGTCCACAGGCACCGCTTGGTCCAGCTTTCAGGCCTATCTGCCAATCTTGCCCTACATGCTGATCGTTGCCGCGGCCCTGTCACTTTGGCTTGGCATCTCTTCGACAATCCTGAATGACTACGACACCGGATCGATCGGGCGGACGGGTGTGTTTTCGATACTGTTGGCAATGACATCGACCCTTCTGTCGACCGCTGCAAACATGGCGCTTCCACTGTCGAGCCACGTGACCTTCGGCATCACGTTTTTTGTGTTTTCAATCATGAGCCGGGCCGTCCTGTTGCAAGTCGTGTTGGCCATTTATCGCAACGGGACAGATCGGTGTCGGGTGCTGATCTATGGCGCAGGAACAACTGGCATGCAGCTGGTGTCGGCCCTGCGCAACCACGAGCAGATCGAAACGGTTGCATTCGTGGATGACAGCCAGGCCCTGCAAGGGCTGAACGTGTTGCGTCTGCCCGTGTACAGCCCCGTCCGCATCGCCGAGATCGTTGCCGAGAAAAAGATTGATCGCGTGTTGCTGGCGATCCCATCGCAATCGCATCCGAAGCAGATGCAAATCGCGCGACGCCTGCAAAAGATGGGGCTCGAGGTACAGACCCTTCCCTCGTTCTCGCAACTGATCGGAGAAGAGGCGCTGGTCGACAAGCTGACACCGGTCAATCCACGCAAGTTCCTTGGACGGGACGAGGTGATGACCGCGCAGGAAGGTGGCGGCGAGGCATATGCCGGTCGACGGGTCCTGATTTCCGGCGCGGGCGGCTCAATCGGGTCCGAACTCAGCCGCCAGGTGCTGGAATACAATCCCCAAAAGATCGTGCTGTATGAACTCAGCGAACTGGCCCTGTATCAGATACATCAGGAACTGACGCTGCTGGCCGAAGGCAGTGATATCGAAATCATCCCGCTTTTGGGGTCGGTCACAGACGCCCGGCAGGTGCGGCGGGTCCTGAGCGACCACCAGATCGAAGTGGTGCTGCACGCAGCCGCCTACAAGCACGTGCCGCTTGTCGAATTCAATCCGCTGGCGGGCCTCGCCAACAACGCGTTGGGGACCCAAACGCTGGTAACCGAGGCGGCCGAGGCAGGCGTTGGACACTTTATGCTCATTTCGTCGGACAAGGCCGTGCGGCCCACGAACATGATGGGGGCATCGAAGCGGCTGGCCGAATTGGTGGTTCAGGATGTCGCGCGCCGTGTTGCCGCGCCGAAGGGGCTGAAATTCTCGATCGTGCGCTTTGGCAATGTGCTTGGGTCGTCCGGATCGGTTGTCCCGCTGTTTCAGGAACAGCTGCGTCGCGGTGGCCCGCTCACCGTGACCCACAGGGACGTGTCGCGCTATTTCATGACGGTTCAGGAGGCGGTGCACCTTGTCCTGCGCGCCGGGTCGATGGCGAATGGCGGCGAAGTGTTCGTTCTTGACATGGGCAAGCCGATGAAGATCGAACAACTGGCCCGTCAGGTCATTGAAAGCGCAGGATTCACCGTGCGCGATGCACAGAGCCCCGATGGCGATATCGAGATCGAGTTTACCGGCCTGCGCCCCGGCGAGAAAATGACCGAAGAGTTGACCCTGAGCGGGACGCAGGTGGGAACCGGCCACAAAAAGATTTTCTTCACCATCGAAGACTGCCTGAGCGAAATCGAAGTCGCGTCTGCGATGCGGTCCTTGCGCCAGGCATTGGCGGCGAGTGATGAAGACGCGGCACGCACAACGGTTCAGCGCTGGGTCGAGGGTTACAACATGCCCAAGGAAACAGTTCATGCAGACCGGGAAATCGTTTCCCCTGTATCTTGA
- a CDS encoding YjbH domain-containing protein, protein MVVTSSPTLNFYGLPGLVDMPSAEALPDGQIAIGISNFAGTTRTSFSFQFSPRITGTFRYVGLRDFNSGGFDTFRDRSFDVRYLLFHEGRYRPAVSVGLQDFSGTGIYAAEYLVATKNFRRPFRLPGTLKVTGGLGWGRLGTSGSIGSPLGDDRPAFDPDDTGGEPSFDQWFRGPVSPFAGLEWQYSDRLGFKLEYSSDAYALETGLGIFERESRINLGVEYQWTNALRVGAYYLYGSEIGVNAQLQFNPKRPATPFSVAGPRPIIVRPSREANPQSYDTAWAASQSAPVIIRDVVEPELTEDGIRLESLTVTANRAEARVSSVRYDNLAIVVGRTGRALARQLPPSVEFFDIILVNEGLALSKITISRRDLETLEFQPDAANALLAAADVSDAAPNPADGAVDGTLAYPRFSYSVGPFVRPSFFDPDEPVRLEGGISVQAQYRFAPGWLVSGEVRHRLAGNVEDGRLSNSVLPRVRTDAVLYAQAADTSIENLFVSRQWKTGKNTYARLTAGYLEQFFGGVSAEFLWKPATSRLGLGIEANYVQQRDFDQRFGFQDYDVATGHVSAYYDFGKGYYGQVDVGRYLAGDVGATFTLERQFANGWRLGGFFTLTDVTSEEFGEGSFDKGINVTIPTSWFTGKPNRQLVKTTIRPVQRDGGARLNVSGRLYEQIRDGHITDLNADWGRVWE, encoded by the coding sequence GTGGTCGTCACATCATCGCCGACACTGAATTTCTACGGCCTGCCCGGCCTCGTGGACATGCCATCAGCCGAAGCGCTGCCAGATGGTCAGATCGCCATCGGCATCTCCAACTTTGCGGGCACTACACGCACGTCCTTTTCGTTCCAGTTTTCGCCGCGCATCACAGGCACATTCCGCTATGTGGGCCTGCGCGACTTCAATTCCGGCGGGTTCGACACGTTCCGGGACCGCAGCTTTGATGTTCGGTATTTGCTGTTTCACGAGGGGCGCTATCGCCCTGCCGTGTCGGTTGGCTTGCAGGACTTTTCCGGCACCGGCATTTATGCCGCCGAATATCTGGTCGCGACCAAGAATTTCCGCCGGCCTTTCCGGTTGCCCGGCACACTGAAAGTGACCGGTGGCCTGGGCTGGGGGCGCCTTGGTACGTCCGGCTCCATTGGATCGCCATTGGGCGATGATCGCCCAGCCTTTGATCCCGACGATACAGGCGGCGAACCCTCATTTGATCAATGGTTCCGCGGCCCGGTGTCCCCGTTTGCGGGTTTGGAATGGCAATACAGCGACCGGCTGGGCTTCAAGCTCGAATATTCGAGCGATGCCTACGCGCTCGAGACCGGCCTGGGTATTTTTGAACGCGAATCCCGGATCAACCTCGGCGTCGAATACCAGTGGACCAACGCACTGCGTGTTGGCGCATACTACCTGTACGGATCCGAAATCGGGGTGAATGCACAGCTGCAATTCAACCCCAAGCGCCCCGCCACACCCTTCTCGGTTGCCGGACCGCGCCCCATCATCGTGCGCCCATCGCGCGAAGCGAACCCACAGTCCTACGATACGGCATGGGCCGCATCGCAAAGCGCACCGGTCATCATCCGGGACGTTGTCGAACCGGAACTGACCGAAGACGGCATTCGCCTGGAAAGCCTGACCGTCACCGCCAACCGGGCCGAAGCCCGGGTCTCAAGCGTGCGTTACGACAACTTGGCCATTGTCGTGGGCCGGACGGGTCGCGCCTTGGCACGGCAACTTCCGCCATCGGTCGAATTCTTTGACATCATTCTGGTGAACGAAGGGCTGGCGCTGTCAAAGATCACCATATCGCGGCGCGATCTTGAAACACTCGAATTCCAACCGGACGCCGCCAACGCGCTTTTGGCCGCGGCTGACGTATCAGATGCCGCACCAAACCCTGCCGACGGGGCGGTGGACGGCACGCTTGCCTATCCGCGCTTCAGCTACTCGGTCGGCCCGTTCGTGCGGCCCAGTTTCTTTGATCCGGACGAGCCTGTGCGGCTTGAAGGCGGTATTTCGGTCCAGGCGCAATACCGGTTTGCACCGGGATGGCTGGTCAGTGGCGAAGTGCGTCATCGCCTTGCCGGGAACGTCGAAGATGGGCGCCTGTCCAATTCGGTCCTGCCCCGCGTGCGCACCGACGCAGTGCTGTACGCGCAGGCTGCCGACACGTCGATTGAAAACCTGTTTGTGTCGCGGCAATGGAAGACCGGCAAGAATACCTATGCCCGCCTGACGGCCGGTTACCTTGAACAGTTCTTTGGCGGTGTGTCGGCGGAATTCCTGTGGAAACCCGCAACAAGCCGCTTGGGCCTCGGGATCGAGGCCAACTATGTCCAGCAGCGCGATTTCGATCAACGCTTTGGCTTTCAGGATTATGATGTCGCGACCGGGCACGTGTCGGCCTATTACGACTTTGGCAAAGGGTACTATGGGCAGGTCGATGTCGGGCGGTACCTGGCAGGCGACGTCGGCGCAACCTTCACGCTTGAACGTCAATTTGCCAACGGCTGGCGCCTTGGTGGATTCTTTACCCTGACAGACGTCACATCCGAGGAATTTGGCGAGGGGTCGTTTGACAAGGGGATCAACGTGACGATCCCGACCAGCTGGTTCACCGGCAAGCCAAATCGCCAACTGGTCAAGACAACGATCCGGCCGGTCCAACGGGATGGCGGCGCGCGCCTGAACGTGTCCGGGCGTCTGTATGAACAAATCCGCGACGGTCACATCACCGACCTGAACGCAGATTGGGGAAGGGTTTGGGAATGA
- a CDS encoding YjbF family lipoprotein, giving the protein MMKRLTSLALAAIVLLAGCSGGTDTQGTQSAQFRTLYDAYRDGRRQAGTPPPAITREVIDSLTVPALEVTVENRNSTAFLVPFSERRDSGPGVVRTWRTGNDVQITLRDGVIAATRGIAFDVGSVDADAAVQAIQTRSPISGKHTLYVKNGDNGIDEIALECEMRTVGHDDLVIVGRSFPVVHLQENCTGWKGVVAFDYWIDRRDATVWQSRQWSGPDLGYIRTRLLKK; this is encoded by the coding sequence ATGATGAAGCGGCTGACATCGCTGGCCCTTGCGGCCATTGTGCTGCTGGCCGGGTGTTCCGGCGGGACAGACACCCAAGGCACGCAATCGGCGCAATTCAGGACGCTTTATGATGCCTATCGCGACGGTCGAAGGCAGGCAGGGACGCCGCCTCCGGCGATCACGCGCGAGGTCATCGACAGCCTGACCGTGCCCGCTTTGGAAGTGACGGTCGAAAACCGGAACTCGACCGCGTTTCTGGTGCCCTTTTCCGAGCGTCGCGATTCCGGCCCCGGTGTTGTGCGGACATGGCGCACGGGCAATGACGTACAAATCACTTTGCGCGATGGCGTCATCGCTGCGACCCGCGGCATTGCATTCGATGTCGGATCAGTAGATGCCGACGCCGCCGTTCAGGCCATCCAAACGCGGTCGCCCATTTCCGGAAAGCACACGCTTTACGTCAAGAACGGCGACAATGGCATCGACGAGATCGCCCTGGAGTGTGAGATGCGGACCGTCGGACACGACGACCTCGTGATTGTCGGCAGGTCTTTCCCGGTTGTGCACCTGCAAGAGAATTGCACCGGCTGGAAGGGCGTCGTTGCATTCGACTACTGGATCGACCGGCGGGATGCCACTGTATGGCAATCCCGGCAATGGTCGGGGCCGGACCTTGGTTACATTCGTACGCGTTTGCTGAAAAAATGA
- a CDS encoding glutathione peroxidase, translated as MGFPSIDGGVLNMSDWTGQPVLVVNTASQCAYTGQYEALQTLYDTYREDGLVVLAVPSDDFRQELDTADEVRDFCEMAFGLDMPMTDILSVKGRNAHPFYQAVEADVGFVPRWNFNKVLIGENGQVVETWGARTAPMAPAVRRAIEAELNRE; from the coding sequence ATGGGGTTTCCGTCGATAGATGGCGGGGTGCTGAACATGTCTGACTGGACCGGTCAGCCGGTTCTGGTGGTCAACACGGCGTCCCAATGTGCCTATACGGGCCAATACGAAGCGTTGCAGACCCTGTATGACACCTATCGCGAAGACGGGTTGGTTGTTTTGGCCGTGCCGTCGGACGACTTTCGCCAGGAACTTGATACCGCCGACGAGGTTCGCGACTTTTGCGAGATGGCCTTTGGCCTGGACATGCCGATGACCGACATTCTGTCAGTGAAAGGCCGCAACGCCCATCCGTTCTATCAGGCGGTCGAGGCGGATGTTGGCTTTGTTCCGCGCTGGAACTTCAACAAGGTTCTGATTGGTGAAAACGGTCAGGTTGTTGAAACGTGGGGTGCACGGACGGCCCCGATGGCGCCCGCCGTGCGTCGCGCCATCGAAGCCGAACTGAACCGCGAGTGA
- the msrB gene encoding peptide-methionine (R)-S-oxide reductase MsrB: MTNYTKNPDVIATLSPEEYHVTQESGTERPGTGKLLNNKEPGIYVDIVSGEPLFASSDKYESGCGWPSFTKPIDNVTEHRDASLGMIRTEVRSKHGDSHLGHVFPDGPRDRGGLRYCINSASLRFVHRDDMEAEGYAAYLNQVEDVT, translated from the coding sequence ATGACCAACTACACCAAGAACCCCGACGTCATCGCCACCCTTTCGCCCGAAGAATACCATGTCACGCAGGAAAGCGGGACCGAGCGCCCCGGCACCGGCAAGTTGCTGAACAACAAGGAACCAGGCATCTATGTCGATATCGTGTCCGGAGAGCCGCTGTTTGCATCCTCGGACAAGTACGAAAGCGGCTGCGGTTGGCCATCGTTCACCAAGCCGATCGACAATGTCACCGAACACCGCGATGCCAGCCTGGGGATGATCCGCACCGAAGTGCGCAGCAAACACGGCGACAGTCACCTGGGCCATGTCTTTCCTGACGGGCCGCGCGACCGCGGTGGCCTGCGCTATTGTATCAACTCCGCGTCACTGCGCTTTGTGCATCGTGACGATATGGAGGCCGAAGGTTACGCTGCCTATCTGAACCAAGTGGAGGATGTGACATGA
- the msrA gene encoding peptide-methionine (S)-S-oxide reductase MsrA, producing the protein MSDARAVLAGGCFWGMQDLIRKKPGVKATRVGYTGGDVPNATYRNHGTHAEGIEIIFDPSMISYRELLEFFFQIHDPTTLNRQGNDVGLSYRSAIYYVDDAQKQVALDAIADVEASGIWPGKVVTEVEPVGDFWDAEPEHQDYLERFPNGYTCHFPRAGWVLPKRAAE; encoded by the coding sequence ATGAGTGATGCACGCGCTGTCCTGGCCGGTGGCTGTTTCTGGGGCATGCAGGACCTGATCCGCAAGAAACCCGGGGTAAAGGCGACGCGCGTCGGCTATACCGGCGGGGACGTGCCAAACGCGACGTACCGCAACCATGGCACACACGCCGAGGGGATCGAGATCATCTTTGACCCCTCGATGATCTCCTATCGCGAACTGCTTGAGTTCTTCTTCCAGATCCACGACCCGACCACGCTGAACCGGCAAGGCAATGACGTCGGGCTGAGCTATCGGTCTGCCATCTACTATGTGGACGATGCGCAAAAACAGGTGGCTCTGGATGCCATTGCAGATGTCGAGGCATCCGGCATCTGGCCGGGCAAGGTGGTGACCGAAGTCGAACCGGTTGGCGACTTCTGGGACGCAGAACCAGAACACCAGGATTATCTCGAGCGGTTCCCCAACGGCTATACCTGCCACTTCCCCCGTGCGGGTTGGGTGCTGCCCAAACGCGCTGCTGAATAA
- a CDS encoding DUF1328 domain-containing protein, whose translation MLGWALTFLVIALIAGLMGFGGIAGASAGIAQILFVIFLILFVVAMVARAVRGRPPV comes from the coding sequence ATGCTTGGATGGGCACTGACCTTCCTGGTGATCGCATTGATCGCCGGACTTATGGGCTTCGGCGGGATCGCAGGAGCATCGGCGGGGATCGCACAGATCCTGTTCGTGATCTTCCTGATCCTGTTCGTCGTGGCAATGGTCGCCCGCGCCGTGCGCGGCAGACCCCCGGTCTGA
- a CDS encoding hydantoinase/oxoprolinase family protein codes for MAILLGVDTGGTYTDAVLMQDEDRVLARAKALTTRQDLAIGVGHAVRAVLDEAQVDPAVVGMASLSTTLATNALVEGQGGRVGLIYVGFREKDLEAQGLADALNGDPVCVVAGGHKHDGSEAQVLDETAVSAFLETHEADVTGFAVAAQFAVRNQDHERRVMDLVRRMTGRPVSASHQLSAKLGGPKRALTAVLNARLIGMIDALIGRAEAELRSIGITAPMMVVRGDGALMSSAQARARPIETILSGPAASIVGARWLTGADHALVSDIGGTTTDVAVLRGGRPVIDPNGARVGPHRTMVEAVAMRTTGLGGDSEVHFVAEGLQGGVTLGPRRLLPVSLLARDAPDVVHPVLEAQMRNATPGDHDGRFVRAVPGVQADGVTARDADLLDRIGTDVHPLGAVLRTRMELGALRRLVARGLVQVAGLTPSDASHVLGNVDAWDADAARMACVLFGRRRTGAGERLAETAEQMAQIVVDQLTLQTSTALLEAALAEDGLDETLATHSLMERGLSRVSGLVRVSTGLDIPVVGLGASARVYYPAVGKRLGCDMELPENGGVANAIGAVVGRVTVRRSGTITAPSEGLFRVHLPTGPEDFGSSDAALARLETVLVDHARGAAQAAGAFDIEVHVARDIRVAQAEAREVFVEATLTAEATGRPRITGA; via the coding sequence ATGGCCATTCTACTGGGCGTGGATACGGGCGGCACCTATACCGACGCAGTTTTGATGCAGGACGAGGATAGGGTTCTGGCCCGGGCCAAGGCGCTGACCACGCGCCAGGATCTGGCAATAGGTGTTGGTCACGCCGTGCGGGCCGTATTGGATGAGGCGCAGGTTGACCCGGCGGTTGTAGGCATGGCGTCGCTGTCGACAACCCTGGCCACCAATGCGCTGGTCGAGGGGCAGGGCGGGCGTGTTGGCCTGATCTATGTCGGGTTTCGCGAGAAGGACCTTGAAGCGCAGGGCTTGGCCGATGCCCTGAACGGTGATCCGGTCTGTGTCGTTGCAGGTGGGCACAAGCATGATGGATCCGAGGCGCAGGTGCTGGACGAAACAGCGGTTTCCGCCTTTTTAGAGACGCATGAGGCCGATGTGACCGGCTTTGCCGTCGCGGCCCAGTTTGCCGTGCGCAACCAGGATCACGAGCGGCGCGTCATGGACCTGGTACGAAGGATGACGGGCCGGCCCGTTTCGGCATCCCATCAGCTGTCGGCCAAGTTGGGTGGACCCAAGCGGGCTTTGACTGCGGTACTGAACGCGCGCCTGATCGGGATGATCGACGCGCTGATCGGGCGTGCCGAGGCAGAATTGCGGTCCATCGGGATCACGGCCCCGATGATGGTCGTGCGCGGGGATGGTGCGTTGATGTCGTCGGCGCAAGCGCGTGCGCGGCCCATCGAAACCATATTGAGTGGCCCGGCCGCCTCGATCGTGGGTGCGCGATGGTTGACGGGGGCAGATCATGCGCTGGTCAGCGATATTGGTGGCACGACGACGGATGTTGCCGTGCTGCGCGGCGGCAGACCTGTGATTGACCCGAACGGGGCGCGTGTGGGTCCCCATCGCACCATGGTCGAAGCTGTTGCGATGCGGACCACGGGACTGGGCGGCGACAGCGAGGTGCATTTCGTCGCCGAGGGGTTGCAAGGCGGTGTCACGCTGGGCCCACGCCGCCTTTTGCCGGTGTCCCTGTTGGCCCGGGATGCGCCCGATGTTGTGCATCCCGTTCTTGAGGCGCAGATGCGCAACGCGACGCCGGGTGATCACGATGGCCGCTTTGTGCGCGCCGTGCCCGGTGTGCAGGCGGATGGGGTGACCGCGCGTGACGCGGACCTGCTGGACCGGATCGGCACCGATGTGCATCCGCTGGGCGCGGTGTTACGCACGCGGATGGAATTGGGTGCGCTTCGGCGTCTTGTTGCGCGCGGGCTGGTTCAGGTTGCGGGGCTGACCCCGTCGGATGCCAGCCACGTTCTGGGCAATGTTGACGCGTGGGATGCAGATGCGGCGCGGATGGCATGCGTGTTGTTCGGGCGTCGGCGCACCGGGGCGGGTGAACGGTTGGCCGAGACAGCGGAACAGATGGCGCAGATCGTTGTCGATCAGTTGACGCTTCAGACCAGCACGGCGCTGTTGGAAGCGGCCCTGGCCGAAGATGGCCTGGACGAAACACTTGCCACCCACAGTTTGATGGAGCGCGGCCTGTCGCGTGTTTCGGGTCTGGTGCGCGTGTCGACGGGGTTGGACATCCCGGTCGTGGGGTTGGGCGCTTCGGCGCGGGTTTATTACCCCGCCGTCGGCAAGCGCCTTGGATGTGACATGGAACTGCCGGAAAACGGCGGTGTTGCAAACGCGATTGGCGCGGTTGTCGGCCGGGTGACCGTTCGTCGATCTGGAACGATCACCGCGCCCAGCGAGGGGCTGTTTCGCGTGCACCTGCCCACGGGACCCGAAGACTTTGGGTCATCTGATGCTGCTTTGGCCCGATTAGAGACTGTTTTGGTCGATCACGCGCGCGGCGCAGCACAGGCTGCTGGCGCATTCGATATCGAGGTACATGTAGCACGGGATATTCGGGTGGCGCAGGCGGAGGCGCGGGAGGTATTTGTCGAAGCAACCCTTACAGCCGAAGCGACCGGACGTCCGCGGATCACAGGCGCATAA
- the queG gene encoding tRNA epoxyqueuosine(34) reductase QueG, producing MDLKERVIKRALDEGFVLARVCRPDAVPEVPERLEAFVNAGRHGQMGWMTERMHWRGDPSALWPEARSVIMLAESYAPEHDPLAVLERPDLGAVSVYAQGRDYHDIVKKRLKRLGRWLIEEAGGQIKVFVDTAPVPEKALGQAAGLGWQGKHTNLVSRDWGNWAFLGSVFTTLELEPDAAESDHCGSCRACLDVCPTDAFPAPYQLDARRCISYLTIEHKGPVDVALRPLLGNRIYGCDDCLAVCPWNKFAVSASDMRYLGVVGAPPLAELAALDDAAFRARFSGSPIKRIGRDRFVRNVAYAIGNSGQADLMPAVQTLVDDPDPAVADAARWAVTQLGATGREQAR from the coding sequence ATGGACCTGAAAGAGCGCGTCATAAAGCGCGCTCTGGACGAAGGGTTTGTCCTGGCGCGGGTGTGTCGGCCGGATGCGGTGCCAGAGGTACCGGAGCGGTTGGAGGCTTTTGTCAATGCAGGGCGTCACGGCCAGATGGGGTGGATGACCGAGCGGATGCATTGGCGCGGCGACCCATCGGCCCTGTGGCCCGAGGCGCGGTCTGTGATCATGCTTGCTGAAAGCTATGCGCCGGAGCATGATCCGCTCGCTGTTTTGGAGCGGCCGGATCTGGGCGCCGTTTCCGTCTATGCGCAAGGGCGGGATTACCACGATATTGTCAAGAAACGGCTGAAACGTCTGGGTCGATGGCTGATCGAGGAAGCCGGGGGGCAGATCAAGGTGTTTGTCGACACGGCACCTGTTCCAGAAAAGGCTTTGGGGCAGGCGGCCGGTCTTGGCTGGCAGGGCAAGCACACCAATCTGGTGAGCAGGGATTGGGGCAATTGGGCCTTTTTAGGGTCTGTTTTCACGACGCTGGAGCTGGAACCGGACGCTGCGGAAAGCGATCATTGCGGATCGTGTCGTGCCTGCCTGGATGTGTGTCCGACAGATGCGTTTCCCGCGCCCTACCAACTGGATGCGCGGCGGTGCATTTCGTATCTGACGATCGAACACAAGGGACCGGTGGATGTGGCGCTGCGTCCGTTGCTGGGCAATCGAATTTACGGGTGCGATGATTGCCTTGCTGTATGTCCGTGGAACAAGTTTGCCGTTTCGGCCAGTGATATGCGGTATCTGGGCGTTGTGGGTGCGCCGCCCTTGGCGGAACTGGCGGCCCTGGACGATGCGGCATTCCGTGCGCGGTTTTCGGGTTCACCAATCAAACGGATCGGGCGGGACCGGTTCGTGCGAAACGTGGCTTATGCCATTGGAAATTCCGGACAAGCCGATCTGATGCCGGCTGTGCAAACCCTTGTGGATGACCCCGACCCGGCAGTGGCGGACGCTGCGCGCTGGGCCGTGACGCAATTGGGCGCGACGGGTCGCGAACAGGCGCGGTAG